Proteins found in one Serratia plymuthica genomic segment:
- a CDS encoding glutamine amidotransferase yields the protein MKPLLLMQTGDAPEAIRRDKGNFDGMFLQQGSIAADRVQIVHLPSGEQLPAPQNYAGVVITGSAAMVTEQLPWSEQAVEWLRQAMEIKLPIFGACYGHQLLAYALGGEVGYHPQGMEVGTLDIELLPAAANDRRLAMLPPHFKANLIHSQSVLTPPAGAKVLARSQQDACQILSYGDHVLTTQFHPEFNGAVMHQYLSWLGELYPEQQTQYQLKQQQVSDTPFSRLLLQGFVVSLGAQKALAG from the coding sequence ATGAAACCGCTATTACTGATGCAAACCGGCGATGCGCCGGAGGCAATACGTCGCGATAAGGGCAATTTCGACGGGATGTTCCTGCAACAGGGCAGCATTGCCGCCGATCGCGTGCAGATCGTGCATCTTCCTTCCGGCGAACAGCTGCCGGCGCCGCAAAACTACGCCGGCGTGGTGATTACCGGATCGGCGGCGATGGTCACCGAACAATTGCCGTGGAGCGAACAGGCCGTCGAGTGGCTGCGTCAGGCGATGGAGATCAAGCTGCCGATTTTCGGCGCCTGCTATGGCCACCAGTTGCTGGCCTATGCGCTAGGCGGTGAAGTGGGCTACCACCCGCAGGGCATGGAGGTCGGTACGCTGGATATTGAACTGCTGCCCGCCGCCGCCAACGATCGCCGTCTGGCGATGCTGCCGCCGCATTTCAAGGCCAATCTGATCCACTCGCAAAGCGTACTGACGCCGCCTGCCGGCGCGAAGGTGCTGGCGCGTTCACAACAGGACGCCTGTCAGATCCTCAGTTATGGCGATCACGTACTGACCACCCAGTTCCATCCGGAATTTAACGGCGCGGTGATGCATCAATACCTGAGCTGGCTCGGCGAACTGTACCCCGAGCAGCAGACGCAGTATCAGCTTAAGCAACAGCAGGTTAGCGATACGCCCTTCAGTCGGTTATTGCTGCAAGGTTTCGTCGTCAGCCTCGGCGCGCAAAAGGCCCTGGCCGGCTAG
- a CDS encoding Gfo/Idh/MocA family protein, with protein sequence MIRFAVVGTNWITERFIDAAHESGKLKLTAIYSRKLEQAQAFGANYHVSLFFDSLEALAQSDAIDAVYIASPNSLHCRQSLLFLSHKKHVICEKPLASTLREAEQLVACARENQVVLFEAFKSAHLPNFLALKQALPKIGRLCKAFINYCQYSSRYPRYLAGENPNTFNPQFSNGSIMDIGYYCLASAVALFGAPKSVIASAALLDTGVDAHGTACLNYGDFDVTISHSKVSNSDIPSEIQGEEGTLVIDKISECQGVTLTPRGGNRQDLTQPQHINTMLYEAQAFAELVEKRQVEHPGLENSLIVAQLLTEIRRQTGVTFPADGE encoded by the coding sequence ATGATTCGCTTTGCCGTTGTTGGCACCAACTGGATTACGGAACGCTTTATCGACGCCGCACATGAAAGTGGCAAACTGAAGCTGACCGCCATCTATTCGCGCAAGCTCGAGCAGGCGCAGGCGTTTGGCGCCAATTATCACGTCAGTCTGTTTTTCGATTCCCTGGAGGCGCTGGCCCAATCCGACGCCATCGACGCGGTGTACATCGCCAGCCCCAATTCCCTGCATTGCCGGCAATCGCTGCTGTTCCTCAGCCATAAAAAACACGTGATCTGCGAAAAGCCGCTGGCCTCCACCCTGCGCGAAGCAGAACAACTGGTCGCCTGCGCGCGGGAAAACCAGGTGGTGCTGTTCGAAGCCTTCAAAAGCGCCCACCTGCCGAATTTCCTGGCCCTGAAACAAGCGCTGCCGAAAATCGGCCGGCTATGCAAAGCCTTTATCAACTACTGCCAATACTCTTCGCGCTATCCGCGTTATCTGGCCGGCGAGAACCCAAACACCTTTAACCCGCAGTTTTCCAATGGCTCCATCATGGACATTGGCTACTATTGCCTGGCCAGCGCCGTGGCGCTGTTTGGCGCACCAAAATCCGTGATCGCCAGCGCCGCTCTGCTGGACACCGGCGTTGATGCGCATGGAACCGCCTGCCTCAATTACGGGGATTTTGACGTAACCATTTCTCATTCCAAGGTCAGCAACTCGGATATTCCGAGCGAGATCCAGGGTGAAGAAGGAACGCTGGTCATCGATAAAATTTCGGAATGTCAGGGTGTGACGCTGACGCCGCGCGGGGGCAATCGTCAGGATCTGACCCAACCGCAGCATATCAATACCATGCTGTATGAAGCGCAAGCCTTCGCCGAGCTGGTTGAAAAACGGCAGGTAGAACATCCGGGGTTAGAAAACTCGCTGATCGTCGCCCAGTTGCTGACCGAAATCCGCCGCCAGACCGGCGTGACCTTCCCTGCCGATGGAGAATGA
- a CDS encoding M48 metallopeptidase family protein: MSELTYLQGYPEHLQSQVQQLIDQQRLGDVLLQRYPQVHDCTTDKSLYQYTVDLKNQYLRNAQPLSKVAYDGKIQVMKHALGMHTAISRVQGGKLKAKAEIRVATVFKLAPEPFLRMIVVHELAHLKEKDHNKAFYSLCCHMEPNYHQLEFDTRLYLTHLSVFGDLYA, from the coding sequence ATGTCCGAACTGACTTACCTGCAGGGTTACCCTGAACATCTGCAAAGCCAGGTGCAGCAGTTGATCGACCAGCAACGGCTGGGTGATGTGCTGTTGCAGCGCTATCCGCAGGTGCATGATTGCACCACCGACAAGTCGCTTTATCAGTATACCGTCGATCTGAAAAACCAGTATCTGCGCAACGCCCAGCCGCTGAGCAAAGTGGCCTACGACGGTAAAATCCAGGTGATGAAACACGCGCTTGGCATGCACACCGCCATTTCACGCGTGCAGGGCGGCAAGCTGAAGGCCAAGGCGGAAATCCGCGTGGCGACGGTGTTCAAGCTGGCGCCGGAGCCGTTCCTGCGCATGATCGTGGTGCATGAACTGGCGCATCTGAAAGAGAAAGATCACAACAAAGCCTTCTACAGCCTGTGCTGCCATATGGAGCCGAATTACCATCAGCTGGAATTCGACACCCGGCTGTACCTGACCCACCTCTCCGTATTTGGCGATCTGTATGCATAG
- the rlmG gene encoding 23S rRNA (guanine(1835)-N(2))-methyltransferase RlmG has product MSQLDLGTQQLELERYPQQEESTQLQAWEAADEYLLQQLENVDIGGRPVLIFNDNFGTLACALHGHQPYSISDSYMSQLATRHNLKLNELDPEQVTLLDSLAELPASPAVVLIRIPKALALLEQQLRSLRNVVAPDTVIIAGAKARDVHTSTMQLFEKVLGPTRTSLAWKKARLIHCEVADIAPPTAPETTNWTLDGTDWLIHNHANVFSRSNLDIGARLFLDHLPHDIEGHIIDLGCGNGIIGMAALMQNPQAQVTFTDESYMAVASSELNVEHNLPQDLDRCQFEVNNSLAGIERESVQAVLCNPPFHQQHAITDHTAWQMFCDAKRCLQVGGELRIVGNRHLDYHQKLKRLFGNCTLVASNKKFVILKAVKSGARY; this is encoded by the coding sequence ATGAGCCAACTCGATCTGGGAACACAGCAACTTGAGCTGGAGCGTTATCCCCAACAGGAAGAATCCACCCAATTGCAGGCGTGGGAAGCGGCGGACGAATATCTGCTGCAACAGCTTGAAAATGTAGACATCGGCGGTCGCCCGGTGCTGATTTTCAACGACAACTTCGGCACGTTGGCCTGTGCGCTGCACGGCCATCAGCCTTATAGCATCAGCGATTCATACATGAGCCAGCTGGCTACGCGCCATAACCTGAAGCTCAATGAGCTGGATCCGGAGCAGGTTACGCTGCTGGACAGCCTCGCCGAACTGCCTGCATCACCGGCAGTGGTGTTGATCCGCATTCCCAAGGCGCTGGCGCTGCTGGAACAGCAACTGCGCTCGCTGCGCAACGTGGTGGCGCCGGACACGGTGATCATTGCCGGAGCCAAGGCGCGCGACGTGCACACCTCAACCATGCAGCTGTTTGAAAAGGTGCTGGGGCCGACGCGCACCAGCCTGGCGTGGAAGAAAGCGCGCCTGATCCACTGCGAAGTGGCGGACATCGCGCCGCCGACGGCGCCGGAAACCACCAACTGGACGCTGGACGGCACCGATTGGCTTATCCACAACCATGCCAACGTGTTCTCACGCAGCAATCTGGATATTGGCGCACGTCTGTTCCTGGATCACCTGCCGCATGACATTGAAGGCCATATCATCGATCTCGGCTGCGGTAACGGCATCATCGGCATGGCTGCATTGATGCAGAACCCGCAAGCACAGGTCACCTTTACTGATGAGTCCTATATGGCGGTGGCGTCCAGCGAATTAAACGTGGAACACAACCTGCCGCAGGATCTGGATCGCTGTCAGTTTGAAGTGAATAACTCGCTGGCGGGGATTGAGCGTGAAAGCGTGCAGGCGGTACTGTGCAACCCACCGTTCCACCAGCAGCATGCGATCACCGATCATACCGCCTGGCAGATGTTCTGCGATGCCAAGCGTTGCCTGCAGGTGGGCGGCGAGCTGCGCATCGTCGGCAACCGTCATCTGGATTATCACCAGAAGCTGAAGCGTCTGTTTGGTAACTGCACGCTGGTGGCATCCAACAAGAAGTTCGTGATCCTGAAAGCGGTGAAATCCGGCGCGCGCTACTGA
- a CDS encoding FAD-dependent oxidoreductase produces the protein MSNYPHLLAPLDLGFTTLKNRVLMGSMHTGLEELPDGPERMAAFYAERAAAGVALIVTGGIAPNEKGVVYRGGSTLNRRDQVDHHRIVTDAVHRAGGKIALQILHAGRYSYQPQPVAPSALQAPINPFAPTALSEAEIEQTIADFAHCALLAQQAGYDGVEVMGSEGYLINQFLAARTNQRDDTWGGSFSNRMRFAVEIVRAVRQAVGREFILIYRLSMLDLVEDGSSWQEIEQLALAIEQAGATLINTGIGWHEARIPTIATMVPRAGFSWVTRKLMGKVRIPLITTNRINDPAVAEQVLADGCADMVSMARPFLADAAFVQKAAEGRADEINTCIGCNQACLDQIFEGKLTSCLVNPRACRETEMPLTMAEKPKKLAVIGAGPAGLAFATTAASRGHRVTLFDAADQIGGQFNIAKQIPGKEEFHETLRYFRRQLALLEVTVKLGTQVEAADLAEFEEVILACGIVPRTPAIPGIDNAKVLTYLDVLRDKKPVGQRVAIIGAGGIGFDTAEYLSQHGVSSSLDQAEFNREWGIDGQLSQRGGLAAQGPVAERGPRQIYLLQRKTSKVGEGLGKTTGWIHRASLLMRGVKMLNSVNYQRIDEEGLHISRAEQESCLPVDTVVICAGQEPRRELQQPLLAMGKTVHLIGGADVAAELDARRAIDQGTRLAMAL, from the coding sequence ATGAGCAATTACCCTCACCTGCTGGCGCCGCTGGATCTCGGCTTCACCACCCTGAAAAACCGGGTGCTGATGGGCTCGATGCACACCGGCCTGGAAGAACTTCCCGATGGCCCGGAACGCATGGCCGCTTTCTATGCCGAACGCGCAGCGGCCGGCGTGGCGCTGATCGTGACCGGCGGCATCGCCCCCAATGAAAAGGGCGTGGTGTATCGCGGCGGCTCCACTCTCAACCGCCGGGATCAGGTCGATCATCACCGGATCGTTACCGATGCCGTCCACCGGGCCGGAGGCAAAATTGCGTTGCAGATCCTGCATGCCGGCCGCTACAGCTATCAACCGCAGCCGGTGGCGCCGTCCGCGCTGCAGGCGCCGATCAACCCTTTCGCCCCGACCGCGCTGAGCGAGGCGGAGATCGAACAGACCATCGCCGACTTCGCCCACTGTGCGCTGCTGGCGCAGCAGGCCGGCTACGACGGCGTAGAAGTGATGGGTTCCGAAGGCTATTTGATCAACCAATTCCTGGCGGCGCGAACCAACCAGCGCGATGACACATGGGGAGGCAGCTTCAGCAACCGCATGCGTTTTGCCGTGGAGATCGTCCGGGCGGTGCGTCAGGCGGTTGGCCGCGAGTTCATTTTGATTTACCGCCTGTCGATGCTCGATCTGGTGGAGGACGGCTCCAGTTGGCAGGAGATCGAACAGTTGGCGCTGGCGATAGAACAGGCGGGCGCGACCCTGATCAACACCGGCATCGGCTGGCATGAGGCGCGGATCCCGACTATCGCCACCATGGTGCCGCGCGCCGGTTTCAGTTGGGTGACCCGCAAGCTGATGGGTAAAGTACGCATTCCGCTGATCACCACCAACCGTATCAACGATCCGGCGGTTGCAGAACAAGTGCTGGCGGACGGCTGCGCCGACATGGTGTCGATGGCCCGCCCATTCCTGGCCGACGCCGCTTTTGTGCAAAAAGCCGCCGAAGGACGCGCCGACGAGATAAACACCTGCATTGGCTGCAATCAGGCCTGTCTCGATCAGATTTTCGAAGGCAAGCTCACCTCCTGCCTGGTGAACCCGCGTGCCTGCCGCGAAACCGAAATGCCGCTGACCATGGCCGAAAAGCCGAAAAAGCTGGCGGTGATCGGCGCCGGGCCGGCCGGATTGGCGTTTGCCACCACCGCCGCCAGCCGCGGCCACCGGGTGACGCTGTTCGATGCCGCCGATCAGATTGGCGGACAGTTCAATATCGCCAAGCAGATCCCCGGTAAAGAAGAATTCCACGAAACCCTGCGCTACTTCCGTCGCCAGCTGGCATTGCTTGAGGTGACGGTAAAACTGGGTACGCAGGTAGAAGCCGCCGATCTGGCGGAATTCGAGGAAGTGATCCTCGCCTGCGGCATAGTGCCGCGCACGCCGGCGATCCCAGGAATTGATAACGCCAAGGTGCTGACCTACCTGGACGTATTGCGCGACAAAAAGCCGGTCGGCCAGCGGGTGGCGATTATCGGCGCCGGCGGCATCGGCTTCGACACCGCCGAGTACCTCAGCCAGCACGGCGTGTCGAGCAGCCTGGATCAGGCAGAATTTAACCGTGAATGGGGTATCGATGGCCAGCTCAGCCAACGCGGCGGGCTGGCGGCGCAAGGGCCGGTGGCGGAACGCGGGCCGCGGCAAATCTATCTGCTGCAGCGCAAAACCAGCAAAGTGGGTGAAGGCCTGGGGAAAACCACCGGTTGGATCCACCGCGCCAGCCTATTGATGCGCGGCGTCAAGATGCTCAACAGCGTGAACTATCAACGCATCGATGAGGAAGGATTACACATCTCGCGCGCCGAGCAGGAAAGCTGTCTGCCGGTGGATACGGTGGTTATCTGCGCCGGGCAGGAGCCACGCCGCGAACTGCAGCAACCGCTGCTGGCGATGGGAAAAACCGTGCATTTGATTGGCGGTGCGGACGTAGCCGCCGAGCTGGACGCCCGCCGTGCTATCGATCAGGGCACGCGGCTGGCGATGGCGCTGTAA
- a CDS encoding ABC-F family ATP-binding cassette domain-containing protein — MAHFAQSPYFVLHQLTCQFANGETLFGPLDLAFDQQHCGLVGRNGVGKTRLLRLIAGLDQPGSGHVETHASLAYVAQQPEIAAQITLAQLLGYGEVFAALARIEQGRPWADDIDRLEGQWDLNDRLHAAFAAAGLPEFDPLRPAGSLSGGERMRATLCGAMLGGADCLLLDEPSNHLDADGRDWLYRQLAQWRGGLLVASHDRQLLARMARIVELTPDGLRSYGGNYDDYRRQRDLERQAARAGWEHARQERKRTRARQQKEHDISQRRSAQTLKTVDTLNIASFERVAYKAAAKESLGTLRKQHQDQKGSLDAAVREAYQRVEEDSPVMLTLPGSAVMAGKQVLVIEQLQLPFVGARPLDMRIDGPMRVALTGPNGCGKSTLLKVILGRLAAVSGHVHCPLPMAYLDQTLSQFDSRLSVMALLGLQDSPLAEGALRTQLAQLQLGAERITLPLAALSGGERLKAALACALWRKEPAQLLLLDEPTNHLDLASSLAIEAALAEFPGAMLVVSHDEAFLRALKLTHRLHWQDGGWQFRAL, encoded by the coding sequence ATGGCTCATTTTGCGCAATCCCCTTATTTTGTTTTACACCAACTGACCTGCCAGTTTGCTAACGGCGAAACGCTGTTCGGCCCGCTGGATCTCGCTTTCGATCAACAACACTGTGGCCTGGTTGGGCGTAATGGCGTCGGCAAAACCCGTTTGCTGCGCCTGATCGCCGGCCTGGATCAACCGGGGAGCGGACATGTGGAAACGCATGCTTCGCTGGCCTATGTGGCGCAACAGCCGGAGATCGCAGCGCAGATCACGCTGGCGCAGTTGCTGGGCTACGGCGAGGTGTTTGCCGCACTGGCCCGCATTGAGCAGGGGCGCCCGTGGGCGGACGACATCGATCGCCTGGAAGGGCAGTGGGATCTGAACGATCGTCTGCACGCTGCCTTTGCCGCCGCCGGATTGCCTGAGTTCGATCCGCTGCGGCCGGCCGGCTCCCTGAGCGGCGGGGAGCGAATGCGTGCGACGCTGTGTGGCGCGATGCTGGGCGGTGCGGATTGCTTGCTGCTGGATGAACCGAGCAACCACCTTGATGCCGACGGGCGCGACTGGCTGTACCGGCAGTTGGCGCAGTGGCGCGGCGGGCTGCTGGTTGCCAGCCACGATCGGCAACTGCTGGCGCGTATGGCGCGCATCGTCGAACTGACGCCCGACGGGCTGCGCAGCTATGGCGGCAACTACGATGACTATCGTCGGCAGCGCGACCTGGAGCGGCAGGCGGCGCGAGCCGGCTGGGAACATGCGCGGCAGGAACGCAAACGCACTCGCGCCCGGCAGCAGAAGGAACACGACATCAGCCAGCGGCGCTCAGCCCAAACGCTGAAAACCGTCGATACGCTGAATATCGCCTCTTTCGAACGCGTGGCTTACAAAGCGGCGGCCAAAGAGAGCCTCGGCACGCTGCGCAAACAGCATCAGGACCAAAAAGGCAGCCTCGATGCCGCCGTGCGCGAGGCATACCAGCGGGTGGAAGAAGACAGCCCGGTGATGTTGACCCTGCCAGGCAGTGCGGTGATGGCGGGCAAGCAGGTGCTGGTGATCGAGCAGCTGCAACTGCCTTTTGTCGGTGCGCGGCCGCTGGATATGCGCATCGACGGCCCCATGCGCGTAGCGCTGACCGGCCCGAACGGCTGCGGAAAATCCACGTTGCTGAAGGTGATCCTCGGCCGGTTGGCGGCGGTGTCCGGTCACGTTCATTGTCCGCTGCCAATGGCTTACCTCGACCAAACCCTGTCGCAGTTCGATTCGCGATTATCGGTGATGGCGCTGCTGGGATTGCAGGATTCTCCGCTGGCCGAAGGGGCGTTGCGTACCCAACTGGCGCAGTTGCAACTCGGTGCGGAACGGATCACGTTGCCGTTGGCGGCGCTGAGCGGCGGAGAAAGGCTGAAGGCGGCGCTGGCCTGTGCGCTGTGGCGTAAGGAGCCGGCGCAATTGCTGTTGCTGGACGAGCCGACCAACCATTTGGATCTGGCTTCGTCATTGGCCATTGAGGCGGCGCTGGCGGAGTTTCCCGGTGCGATGCTGGTGGTCTCGCACGATGAAGCCTTCCTGCGGGCGCTGAAACTGACTCATCGCCTGCATTGGCAGGACGGGGGCTGGCAGTTCAGGGCGCTGTAA
- a CDS encoding PLP-dependent aminotransferase family protein encodes MRSLSGDLLLQRLGEQPDDKLHKRLYNAIRTSILDGSLPPSSRLPASRDLAQELGLSRNTVLTVYEQLLAEGYVLARAGSGTFVAETVPDSCLSTVSAPAGSDGEQRRIELSARGSTLLHHASASPKQWGAFIPGVPDVNAFPHQLFSKIQARISRRPAPQRLTYSNQGGSPELQHALVDYLRVARSVRCSPEQILITEGIHQAIDLVTRMLCNPGDDAWIEEPGYWGIRNILRMNDVNICPLGVDEAGMVPPEQPTGAPRLIFVTPSHQYPLGSVMSLARRQRLLALARNGGSWIVEDDYDSEFRFSGQPIPALQGLEADAPVIYIGTFSKTLYPALRLGYVVLPKPLMTELKTAHAELYRGGHLLIQTALAQFIQEGHYSVHIRRMRLLYARRRAFLTALIEQHLGKQALSEFNNNAGLHLILNLPDEADDVAIAAAAAARGVLVRPLSRYYMLPNHRRGLLMGFACVPEEQMAAAFTLLLQCITAP; translated from the coding sequence TTGCGCTCACTGAGTGGTGACCTGTTATTGCAGCGCCTCGGCGAACAGCCCGATGATAAGCTGCACAAGCGGCTGTATAACGCGATCCGCACCAGCATTTTGGACGGCAGTTTGCCGCCCTCCAGCCGCCTGCCCGCTTCGCGCGATCTGGCGCAGGAACTCGGGCTGTCACGCAACACCGTATTAACCGTTTATGAACAACTCTTGGCAGAAGGTTATGTTTTGGCACGCGCAGGCAGCGGCACATTCGTCGCCGAAACCGTGCCGGACAGCTGTTTATCTACCGTCAGCGCCCCCGCAGGCAGTGACGGAGAACAACGGCGCATTGAGCTGTCGGCCCGAGGATCCACCCTGCTGCATCACGCCAGTGCCAGCCCCAAACAGTGGGGCGCGTTTATCCCCGGCGTACCCGACGTCAACGCCTTTCCTCACCAGCTGTTCAGCAAGATCCAGGCGCGCATCAGCCGCCGCCCCGCTCCGCAGCGGCTGACCTACAGTAATCAGGGCGGCAGCCCGGAGTTGCAGCATGCATTGGTGGACTATCTGCGCGTCGCCCGTTCGGTTCGCTGCTCACCGGAGCAAATTTTGATTACCGAAGGCATTCATCAGGCGATAGATCTGGTGACGCGCATGCTGTGCAATCCGGGCGACGACGCGTGGATTGAAGAACCGGGCTATTGGGGGATCCGCAATATTCTGCGGATGAACGACGTGAATATCTGCCCGCTGGGGGTCGATGAGGCCGGCATGGTGCCGCCGGAGCAGCCAACCGGCGCGCCACGGCTGATTTTCGTCACCCCATCGCACCAGTATCCACTGGGATCGGTGATGAGCCTGGCGCGGCGGCAGCGGTTGCTGGCGTTGGCGCGCAACGGCGGCAGTTGGATTGTCGAAGACGACTACGACAGCGAGTTCCGCTTTTCCGGCCAGCCCATCCCGGCGCTGCAAGGGCTGGAAGCCGATGCGCCGGTGATTTATATCGGCACCTTCAGCAAAACGCTGTACCCGGCGCTGCGGCTAGGTTACGTGGTGCTGCCAAAGCCGTTGATGACGGAGCTGAAAACCGCGCACGCCGAACTGTATCGCGGCGGTCACCTGCTGATCCAGACCGCGCTGGCGCAGTTTATTCAGGAAGGCCACTACAGCGTGCATATTCGCCGCATGCGGCTGCTGTATGCCCGGCGGCGGGCGTTTCTGACCGCCTTGATTGAGCAGCATCTGGGCAAGCAGGCGTTGAGCGAATTCAACAACAACGCCGGGTTGCACCTGATCCTGAACCTGCCGGACGAAGCCGACGACGTGGCGATCGCCGCCGCCGCCGCCGCACGCGGCGTGCTGGTGCGGCCGCTGTCGCGTTACTACATGCTGCCCAACCACCGCCGCGGGCTGCTGATGGGCTTCGCCTGCGTGCCGGAGGAACAGATGGCCGCCGCCTTTACCCTGCTGCTGCAATGCATTACAGCGCCCTGA
- a CDS encoding 4-aminobutyrate--2-oxoglutarate transaminase, with the protein MKNAELNQRRQDATPRGIGVMCGFYAERAENATLWDVEGNEVIDFASGIAVLNTGHRHPKVIAAIERQLKAFTHTAYQIVPYESYVALAERINQRAPIEGPCKTALFTTGAEAVENAVKIARAYTGRPGLITFGGGFHGRTYMTMALTGKVAPYKLGFGPFPGSVFHGQYPNALYGVTTEDAMNSLERIFKADIDPKQVAAIVLEPVQGEGGFNIAPADFMQALRELCDQHGILLIADEVQTGFARTGKLFAMEHYAVKPDLITMAKSLAGGMPLSAVAGRADVMDAPAPGGLGGTYAGNPLAVAAALAVLDVIDEEQLCQRSQRLGQHLVEVLQQARTTSPAIADIRAQGSMVAVEFKDPATGKPSAEITRQVQQKALEEGLLLLSCGVNGNVIRFLYPLTIPEAQFTQALGILSRALAQ; encoded by the coding sequence ATGAAAAACGCAGAACTGAATCAACGTCGTCAGGATGCCACCCCACGCGGGATTGGCGTGATGTGCGGTTTTTACGCCGAGCGTGCGGAGAACGCCACGCTGTGGGACGTAGAAGGTAATGAGGTTATCGATTTCGCTTCCGGTATTGCTGTTCTGAATACCGGACACCGGCATCCGAAGGTGATCGCCGCCATTGAACGGCAACTGAAAGCCTTCACCCACACCGCTTACCAAATCGTTCCTTACGAAAGCTATGTCGCGTTGGCAGAGCGCATCAACCAGCGCGCCCCGATCGAAGGCCCTTGTAAAACCGCGTTGTTCACCACCGGCGCAGAAGCGGTGGAAAACGCGGTCAAAATCGCCCGCGCCTATACCGGCCGGCCGGGCCTGATCACCTTTGGCGGCGGTTTCCATGGCCGCACTTACATGACCATGGCGCTGACCGGCAAAGTGGCTCCCTACAAGCTGGGCTTCGGGCCTTTCCCCGGATCGGTGTTCCACGGCCAGTATCCGAATGCGCTGTATGGCGTGACCACCGAAGACGCGATGAACAGCCTGGAACGCATCTTTAAGGCGGATATCGATCCCAAACAAGTGGCCGCCATTGTGCTGGAGCCGGTGCAGGGCGAGGGCGGTTTCAACATTGCGCCGGCCGATTTTATGCAGGCGCTGCGCGAACTGTGCGACCAGCACGGCATTTTGCTGATTGCCGACGAAGTGCAGACCGGTTTTGCCCGTACCGGCAAGCTGTTTGCCATGGAGCATTACGCGGTGAAACCGGATCTGATCACCATGGCGAAAAGCCTGGCGGGCGGTATGCCGCTCTCGGCGGTGGCCGGCCGGGCCGACGTGATGGACGCCCCGGCGCCAGGCGGGCTGGGCGGCACCTATGCCGGTAACCCGTTGGCTGTGGCCGCGGCACTTGCGGTGCTGGACGTGATTGACGAAGAACAGCTGTGCCAGCGTTCCCAACGTTTGGGCCAGCATTTGGTAGAAGTGCTGCAACAGGCGCGCACAACCAGCCCGGCGATCGCGGATATTCGCGCGCAGGGATCGATGGTGGCGGTGGAGTTCAAGGATCCGGCGACCGGCAAGCCTTCGGCGGAGATCACCCGCCAGGTGCAGCAAAAGGCGTTGGAAGAGGGCCTGCTGCTGTTGAGCTGCGGTGTGAACGGCAACGTGATCCGTTTCCTGTATCCGCTGACCATCCCTGAGGCGCAGTTCACCCAGGCGCTGGGCATTCTTTCCCGCGCGTTGGCCCAATAA